The DNA sequence TCAAGCATGGAAGTCCTGATGATGAAATTAATGAAAAGCTTAAAGAATACGCGATTAATGTAGACCAGTCTACCGATGCCGCCGGTGATTATGTGTTCAGATTTGAGCCTACGGAAGTGAAATTTAATGAAGTTACCTGGGCTATAGATACAAGTCCGGAACTCAATCATTCTATTACCTACAGAAGGAAGACCGGAGATTTTGATATCAGAAACCTAAGGGTTTATTCAGATAAAAGTGCCTTGTTTATTAAAGAAGCACAGTTTAAATCGGCAAAAGATTTTTATCTGGATGCCGATATCAACGACTTTTCAATAGAAAAACTTCTGGAAATGCAGTCCGGGGGAAATACAATGGATATCAAGGGTCTTGCCAACGGAAGTGTCAAGATCAAGATGGATAAAAGTACACTTCAGCCACTGGTAGATCTTAATATTGATGATATCAAAATGAACGGCAATGATATGGGAGATATCTCCATCTCTGCCACCAATGGTTTCTCACTGAATGTTTATGATATAGATGTAAAAGTACATTCTGCAGGAGTCCTTGGAAATAATAGTCTTAATTTAACAGGAACAGTTAACAATAATACTTCTTCACCGATCATCGATCTTACGGCAGAAATGCGTGATTTTGATCTGTCATTTACACAGCAGTTTGTACAGACTGTTTTCGCAAACCTTCGTGGAAAAGCAACCGGAGACCTTAAAATCAACGGAAAGCTCAACAATCTGGATTATAGCGGTGATATTGCTTTAAAAGATTTCGGATTAAAACTTTTGTTCACCGGGGTAGATTATTCATTTGATGATACTGTGATTCAGCTGACCAAAGGATTAGCCATTCTCAACAATATTGAGGTACATGACGGAAGAACCAATTCCAAAGGAAATGTTTCCGGGGCAATCCAGTTTGAGACCCTTTCTTCAATGGGAGTATCTCTCGTAATGAGGGCAGACAACCTGTTGATGCTTAATACTACTCAAAAAGATTTTGACCTGTTCTGGGGAAGAGTTTACGGGCAGGGAGATCTTTATGTGGACGGACCTGTCTCAGGATTAAGTATTACAACTCCTAATATGAAGGCACTTAACGGAAGTACCTTTACCTTTAATTCCAGTTCCACATCTAATGTTGAAGAATTCAAGATGCTGAGGTTCCTGAAAGAAGGAAAAGACGGTCTGATTACGCTGGAAGAAAAGAAGAAAACAGGAGCCAATATGAATATTGATTTCAATCTGGCTGTAGATAAAGGAACAACTGTAAACGTACTGGTAGGAGATGATGTAGGAAATATTACCGTAAAAGGTTCAGCAGATCCGTTGAGGTTCCATATGAACAGACAGGGAAATATCGCGATGAGCGGTACCTATAAAGTAGATAACGGAACGTTTGTCTCTAAGGCAATTCTTAATAAAACGTTCCAGATTGAAAAAAACAGTAGTATCAGATGGGATGGTGACGCTATGAAGCCTGCATTAGACATTAACGCTAATTATATAAGGATGGTAGCCAATGTAGGGGAATATCTGAGTATGGGAAAACTACAGCCTATCAGTGTTTTATTACAGGCTCATATTACCCAATCCTTAGTGGATCCTCAGATCGATCTGAATGTAACGGCTATGGATGTATCCAGCCAGGTAAGAGAAACGCTGGCCGCTAAAATGAGTCAGGAAGGAGAGAAAGTACTCCAATTTGGTTCAGTTCTTTTGCTGAGCACCTTTAACGTTTCCAATAGTGGTGGAGTGGAAGTAAACGTAGGTAACGTTGCAGAATCGCAAGGGTATAACATGCTTCTTAAACAGTTGGGATCTGTTCTTAATACAATGAGTAATGAATTTCAGATTGACCTTAATTATGTGAAAGGAGACCAGAACTCGACAGTTGGAGACAGAGCCAATGCAGGAGTAAGTGTAGCAGTTTCTCCCAGAATTAATATTAAGACTGGATTGGGAATCCCTCTGTCTAAAACAGATAATACACAGAATAACTACCTTTCCGGGGAAGGATCTGTAGAATATGACCTCTCAAAAAAGAATGATGGAAGTTTAATCATACGAGGATATTCTAAACCTACTAATATCGGGATGGGAATGGTGAGTACAAACGGTTCTGCAAATCAAGCCTATGGAGGCGGGGTCGTGTGGAGTAAAAGCTTCAATTCTTTGTTTAAAAAGAAGAAAAAAGACAAAAAAACTTCAGATGCAAAAGGTGAAATAAAAACAGATTCTATAAAATCAAATAGTAAATAATCAGAATATTTTAATGATTTTTATCATCTGTGTTAATTATTGTTAATATTTGATATATATTTTTTAGTTAAATTATTTTTCGTAAATTTGCAAAAAATACATAGATTTTTTAAAGAAATTGTAATTTAACTAATATGAACTATCAACTGGACGAAATAGACAAGAAAATTCTTGATTTCTTAGTAGAAAACACAAGAATGCCTTTTACTGAAATTGCAAAGCAGATGGATGTTTCTGCTGGAACAATTCACGTAAGAGTGAAAAAGATGGAAGATGCAGGTATTATTTTGGGATCATCTCTTAATATCGATTATGGTAAGCTGGACTATCACTTTACAGCTTTCATAGGGATCCTTTTGACAAAATCAAACCGTACTCAGGAAGTATTGAAAGAATTGTCAACATTACCTAACGTCATTGAAGCTAGCGTTATTTCCGGAAAATATAATATTTTCTGCAAAGTAAGAGCTAAGAATACCGATGATGCTAAAAGAATTATTTATCAGATAGATGACATTCAGGACGTAATGAGAACTGAAAGTATGATCTCTATGGAAGAATTCTTAAGTGACAAAAATAGATTGATCAACGCTATCTCTATATAAGTCAAATTTTAAACGAA is a window from the Chryseobacterium indologenes genome containing:
- a CDS encoding Lrp/AsnC family transcriptional regulator, giving the protein MNYQLDEIDKKILDFLVENTRMPFTEIAKQMDVSAGTIHVRVKKMEDAGIILGSSLNIDYGKLDYHFTAFIGILLTKSNRTQEVLKELSTLPNVIEASVISGKYNIFCKVRAKNTDDAKRIIYQIDDIQDVMRTESMISMEEFLSDKNRLINAISI